A section of the Chlamydiota bacterium genome encodes:
- a CDS encoding PIN domain nuclease, protein MILVDTTVWIDFFRDKETSHVAYLEFLLKNHEDVCLCGVILTEILQGIRDEKEYHETFQLLRSLIFIEMDFDTFLLSADIYRKLKAKGVTIRKSIDCMIAAVAIENKLKLLQNDRDFGPIARYCGLEIVQN, encoded by the coding sequence GTGATTCTTGTTGATACAACGGTATGGATTGATTTTTTTAGGGATAAAGAGACTTCTCATGTAGCCTATCTTGAATTTCTTCTCAAAAATCATGAAGATGTTTGTTTGTGTGGGGTGATTCTCACCGAAATCTTGCAGGGGATTCGAGATGAAAAAGAATATCATGAGACCTTTCAACTGCTTCGTTCGCTTATTTTTATTGAAATGGATTTTGACACCTTTCTTTTAAGTGCGGATATTTATCGAAAGCTAAAGGCTAAAGGTGTTACGATCAGGAAATCTATTGATTGTATGATTGCGGCAGTTGCGATCGAAAATAAATTGAAACTTCTTCAGAATGACAGAGATTTTGGTCCTATTGCTAGATATTGTGGCTTAGAAATCGTTCAAAATTAG